A part of Bacillota bacterium genomic DNA contains:
- the cpaB gene encoding Flp pilus assembly protein CpaB, with translation MNPKRYLLLAVVSALLASGLTFDLLARVQRTVPVVVAAGQIGRYQKIEADDIRVLALPVKAAHAKAAVAREQVVGKFALEAFVAGEQILTVEVSGDAGDGSFLSRLAPNQRAFLVPSSLARAAGGAVRVGDRVDIIFVASEQKTGTNCSRTVARGLEVLDIRDERGSSAKPGAGDALPVGVIVAVTEAEARVIALAAEDGLLYLAIDGYEPAWTEDSGITTEDLVGGT, from the coding sequence TTGAACCCCAAGCGGTATCTGCTGTTGGCTGTGGTATCCGCGCTCTTGGCTTCAGGCCTGACCTTCGACCTTCTGGCTCGGGTCCAGCGAACGGTCCCGGTGGTCGTGGCGGCCGGACAGATCGGCCGCTACCAGAAGATCGAGGCCGACGATATCCGGGTCCTCGCCCTGCCGGTCAAAGCCGCCCATGCGAAGGCTGCCGTGGCCAGGGAGCAGGTCGTGGGCAAGTTCGCCCTGGAGGCGTTCGTGGCCGGTGAGCAGATTCTGACCGTCGAGGTCTCAGGGGATGCGGGCGATGGCAGTTTCCTCAGCCGGCTGGCGCCGAACCAGCGGGCCTTTTTGGTTCCCTCCAGCTTGGCCAGGGCGGCCGGCGGGGCGGTCAGGGTGGGGGACAGGGTCGACATCATCTTCGTCGCCAGCGAGCAAAAGACCGGGACGAACTGCAGTCGAACAGTGGCCCGCGGTCTCGAGGTCCTCGACATCCGGGATGAACGGGGCAGCAGCGCCAAGCCGGGCGCGGGCGACGCCCTGCCGGTCGGGGTGATCGTCGCCGTCACTGAGGCGGAGGCCCGGGTCATCGCCCTGGCCGCCGAGGATGGCCTGCTCTACCTGGCCATCGACGGCTACGAGCCGGCGTGGACCGAGGACTCCGGGATCACCACGGAGGACCTTGTCGGGGGAACGTGA